The genomic segment AACGAAGGTGGTGCTTTGGAATGCCTTAGTTAACTCTATCTGAATTcattgtgccttaattaacttcgcattAGCACCAAATGTCCTGGGTATAAGTATCTAAATTAGCATTATCAAAATTACCGTGCCTTAATGACATTGACAATTAATTACGATCAAAGGTCGTCGGTTAGACTCCCACCAATCGTAATGTGTTCGACTCCAGAAACAAGAAGGTAGGGGGTTTGAGTGCCCTAATTAAAGCTATCTTAACTGTGCTAATACCGAAACTCGTTAATTCGACTCCAACCAATGGTCGTGTTTTCGAGTGTTTTAGTTAACACCGTCCTCATTACGTGGTCCTTAATCGCCTTCGCCTTAATTAGGACCAAAGGCTGttggttcaactcccaccaatagttgtgggttcgactctccCAATGGTGGTGAGTTCCGTGTCTTAATGGACCATCGGTGGCCCCGCCAACGCCGACAAGTACGCCGGATTTTCCTCCTCATGAgccacataatgctttcgcattaaaaacgcTGCTCTAGCCGGAATCAGTCAGCTCAGTCATCTAGGAACTggatatcaggttccggtccaagcaCTTCGTCCAAGGCATCCATGTCGATCGTGCAGGGCCGACGTGCGGCGATAAATCCCGAGCTCGTTCCTCCCTCCATGGACCGAAGCTCAGGCGAACTCTGGCGCCGCTTCCCATCCCTTTCATCGACCTCCTCCTCACCGCGCTGCTGCTTTTGTCCTCGTTGACCAATATCTGCCTCACTCCAAAAACTTCGCCGTTGGCTTtcttgcaggcggtttcctgcacGGCGGTCAGCTTCAGAACTAGACTCTCGAGAAGCAATCGACGCCACATTCCCTCGTGCCTCTTAGGTTCGTCCAAGTGccggagcttgctgaacgctaCGGAAAGAATGAAATCGGCATTACTCATCCTGCTCGATACGCTGCAGGCTATTAGTCACCTGAACGATATGGCAGTCAGCAATACAAAAAGAGCACTCCTGCCCGCACAAGAACATCTACCCTCTTTCCACCACGTTCCTTGAACCCGCTTGCCCAGGAGGAAACACTAGATATATGAAATGGGCAATGACAATGAATACGGACACACGTGTCAAAAGAATGGTTGACGAAAAAAAGGGAGAGTCAGGAAGAAAACGTAAGGAGGACGACTATGTTGGATGTGGTCATCTACCCGGCATATGGGAGGTGGAAAAAGCATAAAGTGGAAAGGAAAATGTaagagaggaggaaaaaaaataagcgaTCCTTATGAAAGCATATAACAGCGTTTACCGCGGAATCAGGCGATCGCGGAGGTCAGTAACCTCTGCCGTTGCCGTCACGTGAGTGGTCTTCGGAAACCTTGAACAATGGTCTGGTTTGTACATATTAGGCGTCCATTTACTTTCATCCGCATTACTGGGAATTTATCATGCATAACATGATAACATATCATAACATATCATGaataactatcgtgcaccaagatttaaaatgtgcaaataccacgtagctagTAAggaccaaggtaatattgtttgccgtcgcttggagctacTAAAGATTATCTTTTGCATTCGGCCTAGTTAGATAACtagttttaattaattaatcaacttcttgaTATTAATTTAGATCAAAggtgtcaatgataaaattgtagaggaacatgagaaactcccggtgcagctttctgttgcatggtacgtaaaagtgcttttccgagcgacgccgccgctatcacttgcaatgcaataCAGTTCTCGGAGCgcgcagaaaggcgcactcgtgaaggtcacctgttacaatacgccTCCCTTACACGTTATGCTGTTTAACTtttcgacgtttgtctgaatttggcgaCGTGAgtagcttcatcgtttcttaacgtgttcagtcaaaagtagtgagttacgacagCCAGATAATTGCATGCTTCAGTTGTTTTCGTGCGAGTGCGCTGGccaacgggcttggcgtccgacgatagggcAAGCACTCTACATCCTGAATCTTTCGTCGGCCTCCGAAGAAAATATGCTTTATGCACGGGTGCAACTGCGGCatccgtacggctggccttttcctgcatcgctttccgcgctgaaagcttgAAACACCCGTCAAGTCGAACGGCAGGCCATTTGAATAGACAGCTCGAAAGGCAGGCCActaaaacaaatttcgcgccttctaGAAcacaatgacgtcacttctgttatAACGAATTTGGCGTCACATTATATAtttttccgccggaagtgttccgtCGTCACACAGATGGCGGTAAGCCCCATGAACCACAAGCTGCCATGTATTGAACATATGGGCAtggtatgggcttctatggaagcttcgctaccaggtatgtTTACTTCGGTgagtgttctcggcgctcactttgctttgaagcgatagacagcgcgaatatcgcttcgctcgctgctgctgccacgttttcgcactccagcgttttgacagcgagtgtccgcggtcatcaagaatgatgtgctcatgtttgctgtgcggtatgacatcgttctgtttgtagatatttttgtacagtttaaacttacggcagatgccaagtgaataaacctagttatccaaatgctactctcgtcgtcgtacctgcggatttggactttcccctgccagagctcatccccattcttcttccgtcttcctggtgagttgatgcgtctgatatcccACGGCTGCGTCCCTTCGCTACAATATAGTGAACTTGGTCCTGTGTGTACAGTGTGTCCCAACTATCAtccaccaagatttaaagatatgcaaatgccacgtaggctggacagaaccaagataatgttgcttgccgtcggttggagatactcagattattttttacatttcacctgataacataattagtcttaatttatttattgttttagtTTATTCTTTTATTGATACTGGAATCTCGGTATCGGGATTATAGCaggcaaaatgtaaacaaaagaaataagagTGCAGGTTGAAGCTCTGCAGCCAGCATGGGGAATACAACATTTGAAGAAGATATCCAACAGTAAAAATAAAATACACAATAGAACAGTAAAGTGATGAAACGCAGTAACACAGACTAGGTAATATGTTGTGCGAATAACGTCAGTGATGGTTGCAACACTTCATTTCATGAAGTGTTGCAACACTTCATGCAAACGATGACGGACGGTTCGTAATATTCGCTCCCATCATCCTCATCGGTTGTCATGGAcggtttgttcttttttcttcgatCTTCCTCCACTGTTGTCACTGACGGTTCATCATTTTCGCTCGAAACTTCAGTAAAATTCCAAAGTTCAACCTCTACAATAACTTTCCTGGACGGCTCCGACTTTAGGCCATGCGCGTTAATAACACGCGCCGCTAGGTAGGCCTTCAGGACGAAGTCCTTGTCCCCGTGGGCCTTCGTCTGCCAGTTCAGGGGAAGAGCGATGGTGACGTCATGCGTAAAACCGGCGGGGAGGGGACAAAGGTTGCCTTTCATGACATTCGACATAACCTCCGAGCTGTCGAAATCCGTTTCAATGTTGCCGCGGTTATTGCCACCTCTGATCTCCACTGCTGCAGCTGTAATAGAAGGTACAGAGGACAGCAGTTAGCCGGCAtgacgacatatatatatatatatatatatatatatatatatatattgtggggatgcgcgactcacgcgcgtccccagatatcttgttttcccccatctcctgcaatcccgcttcgctgcgtggcctgcgtgacgccggcggcggtcgatgtggttgaagcgcagcgcgagagatggcgcgagtgttgcgctgctaccggcggggttacttgggtgcgggagtgGAAGGCGTTCTCTCTTTGGaacgagacagcaagcgggacggacgcgccgcgcgtgcgccgacccatgcttctgcgagaccgtctcgcgtggccgccttggaatgcgccaccgttcgcgtgacagtacgcgcgaacgaccaggcgttgggatccagcatggggcgaacatattcgctcgctatgcggtcgcggcgagtcggacttctagatttgtcgcgcgccgatcggcatgttttgtggatagcaactcggctagcaggcattgatctatgaaaggtgcaataaatgcccttgtgattgtttgcactactgtgttgtcgttcctttgtcccaagagcacggaggagataCCCACAATATCTGGATCGCAACTTGAACATGTAACATGTCTCAAGCTATTCGTTTCTGTGTGCTACATTTCACAAACACCTAAGCTGGACAGAGCACATAAATAAGGTACGCACTAAGGTTGCACGATCTGTTGGCTTGCTACAACGG from the Dermacentor variabilis isolate Ectoservices chromosome 9, ASM5094787v1, whole genome shotgun sequence genome contains:
- the LOC142592757 gene encoding uncharacterized protein LOC142592757 isoform X3, with protein sequence MKTTSEKTTTAVVETTTTTTARPPDVPVSSNELPIRPAPANYALKDTLLGDDLEPTHPFQRITGGASFKVTRDLRRSDVPPACIMDLRAVEGHVEIDGTPIVRLTWTWPGAHMTHGVAAAVEIRGGNNRGNIETDFDSSEVMSNVMKGNLCPLPAGFTHDVTIALPLNWQTKAHGDKDFVLKAYLAARVINAHGLKSEPSRKVIVEVELWNFTEVSSENDEPSVTTVEEDRRKKNKPSMTTDEDDGSEYYEPSVIVCMKCCNTS